The Desulfovibrio aminophilus genome has a segment encoding these proteins:
- a CDS encoding LytTR family DNA-binding domain-containing protein has translation MAKLKSLLLHPDPTVRTELRRRLEAVPWIQILGEAVSAFEALELLESIPYGVFFLGVDLPGGVSGLELAQMLAGRKRKPGLVFIAASETKAYQAFEMGAADYLLWPVSEDRFQKTLERLADFKSRFREVPPPPEAWPEAEEVEDDGEETVQVNMGDEEQEYFLNALKDAWDQNRTRSPEIEKLAVTLDGRMILIPYGQIVFVEAYEDYSYVHTAGQKFLTSYRLKNLEERLEPHGFFRVHRKYLVNLDMVTEIASLPGSNFMLRTAGKTRIELPISRRRIARLKQILGF, from the coding sequence ATGGCGAAACTGAAAAGTCTCCTCCTCCACCCCGATCCGACGGTGCGCACCGAACTGCGCCGCCGTCTGGAGGCCGTGCCCTGGATCCAGATCCTGGGCGAGGCGGTGAGCGCCTTCGAGGCCCTGGAGCTGCTGGAGTCCATCCCCTACGGCGTGTTCTTCCTCGGGGTGGACCTGCCCGGCGGGGTCTCGGGCCTGGAGCTGGCCCAGATGCTGGCCGGGCGCAAGCGCAAGCCCGGGCTCGTCTTCATCGCCGCCAGCGAGACCAAGGCCTATCAGGCCTTCGAGATGGGCGCGGCGGACTATCTCCTCTGGCCGGTGTCCGAGGACCGCTTCCAGAAGACCCTGGAGCGGCTGGCGGACTTCAAGTCCCGCTTCCGCGAGGTGCCCCCGCCGCCCGAGGCCTGGCCCGAGGCCGAAGAGGTCGAGGACGACGGCGAGGAGACCGTGCAGGTGAACATGGGCGACGAGGAGCAGGAGTACTTCCTGAACGCCCTCAAGGACGCCTGGGACCAGAACCGCACGCGCTCGCCGGAGATCGAGAAGCTGGCCGTGACCCTGGACGGCAGGATGATCCTCATCCCCTACGGCCAGATCGTCTTCGTCGAGGCCTACGAGGACTATTCCTACGTGCACACCGCCGGACAGAAGTTCCTGACCTCCTACCGGCTGAAGAACCTGGAGGAGCGCCTGGAGCCTCACGGCTTCTTCCGCGTCCACCGCAAGTATCTGGTGAACCTGGACATGGTCACGGAGATCGCCAGCCTGCCGGGCAGCAACTTCATGCTCCGGACCGCGGGCAAGACCCGCATCGAGCTGCCCATCAGCCGCAGGCGCATCGCCCGGCTGAAGCAGATCCTGGGCTTCTAG
- a CDS encoding metallophosphoesterase: protein MATLPGKLAVLSDPHGNLEALRRVLEDMDAQGAEEAVCLGDAVGYGPEPEAVVRLLRERGIPQVMGNHEHGIADKAQMCRFNPQARQALERTACLLEPATAAFLSGLPRFIVRHGARFVHGCPPDRVNTYLYMIRDKALPALFGRFPEEICFVGHTHELALVEFDGTEARNLDLNGGKLFEPGKRYIVNVGAVGQPRDGDNRAKYVLWEPEARKIAVRRVAYDIQKTVDRMRELGMPEVYADRLW from the coding sequence ATGGCGACACTCCCCGGCAAGCTGGCCGTCCTCTCCGATCCCCACGGCAACCTGGAGGCCCTGCGACGGGTCCTGGAGGACATGGATGCCCAGGGCGCGGAGGAGGCCGTCTGCCTGGGCGACGCCGTGGGCTACGGCCCGGAGCCCGAGGCCGTGGTCCGGCTCCTGCGGGAGCGGGGCATCCCCCAGGTCATGGGCAACCACGAACACGGCATCGCGGACAAGGCCCAGATGTGCCGCTTCAACCCCCAGGCCCGGCAGGCCCTGGAGCGCACGGCCTGCCTGCTGGAGCCCGCCACCGCGGCCTTCCTCTCCGGCCTGCCGCGCTTCATCGTCCGCCACGGCGCGCGCTTCGTGCACGGCTGCCCGCCGGACCGGGTGAACACCTACCTGTACATGATCCGGGACAAGGCCCTGCCCGCCCTGTTCGGGCGCTTTCCCGAAGAGATCTGCTTCGTGGGCCACACCCACGAGCTGGCCCTGGTGGAGTTCGACGGGACCGAGGCCCGGAACCTGGACCTCAACGGCGGCAAGCTGTTCGAGCCCGGGAAGCGGTACATCGTCAACGTGGGAGCGGTGGGCCAGCCCCGCGACGGCGACAACCGGGCCAAGTACGTGCTCTGGGAGCCGGAGGCGCGGAAGATCGCCGTGCGCCGGGTGGCCTACGACATCCAGAAGACCGTGGACCGCATGCGCGAGCTGGGCATGCCCGAGGTCTACGCCGACCGGCTCTGGTAG
- the acs gene encoding acetate--CoA ligase, which translates to MDQNGALDSLFQEERVFRPLPQLVIEANVNPQELEAYRRQAAQDPLAYWEEAADELDWFKKWDQVLDESNPPFYRWFPGGRCNIVYNALDRHIETANKNKLALVWEGEPGDNRKYTYYELYRAVNRFAGALRSLGVAKGDRVALYMPSLPETVIAMLASAKIGAVHTLVFAGFSPKALRERLRDSGARLLVTADGFYRNGQVIQLKPLVDEALAGADAERVDSVVVVRRTKAAVEMQDGRDFWYDDLVRNERNEAPTEVMEAGDPLFLLHTSGATGRPKGILHSHGGYMVGVHRTLTHVFDIKPTDIFWCTADPGWITGHTAVVYGPLLAGTTTVLYEGHPNYPQADRLWHIVDKYGVTIFYTVPTMIRMLMRFGVQYPRRHDLSTLRLLGTVGEPIGPEPWMWFYKNIGRSECPLLDTWWQTETGMFMLAPLPISLLKPGSVTKPLPGVEADVVDRDGAPVPPGKGGFLVMRRPWPGMATGILGDEERFRRDYYEAIPGGVYFAGDVAKKDEDGFFWIQGRADDVLNIAGHRVGTAELEAAFGSHPAVSEAAVVGVPDAIKGEAAKAFLVLNPDRQGSTELIQDLKRHVRGELGPVAAIKSIEFRETLPRTRSGKIMRRVLKAQELNVDPGDLTMLDQE; encoded by the coding sequence ATGGACCAGAACGGAGCCCTGGACAGTCTGTTTCAGGAGGAGCGGGTCTTCCGCCCCCTGCCGCAACTCGTCATCGAGGCCAACGTCAACCCCCAGGAACTGGAGGCCTACCGCCGCCAGGCCGCCCAGGACCCCCTGGCCTACTGGGAGGAAGCCGCCGACGAGCTGGACTGGTTCAAGAAATGGGACCAGGTCCTGGACGAGTCCAACCCGCCCTTCTACCGCTGGTTCCCCGGCGGACGCTGCAACATCGTCTACAACGCCCTGGACCGGCACATCGAGACCGCCAACAAGAACAAGCTGGCCCTGGTCTGGGAGGGCGAGCCCGGGGACAACCGCAAGTACACCTACTACGAGCTCTACCGCGCCGTGAACCGCTTCGCCGGGGCCCTGCGCTCCCTGGGCGTGGCCAAGGGCGACCGCGTGGCCCTGTACATGCCCTCCCTGCCCGAGACGGTCATCGCCATGCTCGCCTCGGCCAAGATCGGCGCCGTGCACACCCTGGTCTTCGCCGGATTCTCGCCCAAGGCCCTGCGCGAACGCCTGCGCGACTCCGGGGCCCGCCTGCTGGTCACGGCCGACGGCTTCTACCGCAACGGCCAGGTCATCCAGCTCAAGCCCCTGGTGGACGAGGCCCTGGCCGGGGCGGACGCCGAGCGCGTGGACTCCGTGGTCGTGGTCCGGCGCACCAAGGCCGCCGTGGAGATGCAGGACGGCCGCGACTTCTGGTACGACGACCTGGTGCGCAACGAGCGCAACGAGGCCCCCACCGAGGTCATGGAGGCGGGCGACCCGCTCTTCCTCCTGCACACCTCCGGGGCCACCGGACGGCCCAAGGGCATCCTCCACAGCCACGGCGGCTACATGGTCGGCGTGCACCGCACCCTGACCCACGTCTTCGACATCAAGCCCACGGACATCTTCTGGTGCACCGCCGACCCGGGCTGGATCACCGGGCACACCGCCGTGGTCTACGGCCCGCTCCTGGCCGGGACCACCACCGTGCTCTACGAGGGCCACCCCAACTACCCCCAGGCCGACCGGCTCTGGCACATCGTGGACAAGTACGGGGTGACCATCTTCTACACCGTGCCGACCATGATCCGCATGCTCATGCGCTTCGGCGTCCAGTACCCCCGCCGCCACGACCTCTCCACCCTGCGCCTGCTCGGCACCGTGGGCGAGCCCATCGGGCCCGAGCCCTGGATGTGGTTCTACAAGAACATCGGCCGCAGCGAATGCCCCCTGCTGGACACCTGGTGGCAGACCGAGACCGGCATGTTCATGCTCGCACCCCTGCCCATCTCCCTGCTCAAGCCCGGCTCCGTGACCAAGCCCCTGCCCGGCGTGGAGGCCGACGTGGTGGACCGCGACGGCGCCCCCGTGCCCCCGGGCAAGGGCGGCTTCCTCGTCATGCGCCGCCCCTGGCCGGGCATGGCCACCGGCATCCTCGGCGACGAGGAGCGCTTCCGCCGCGACTACTACGAGGCCATCCCCGGCGGGGTCTACTTCGCGGGCGACGTGGCCAAGAAGGACGAGGACGGATTCTTCTGGATCCAGGGCCGGGCCGACGACGTGCTGAACATCGCCGGGCACCGCGTGGGCACCGCCGAGCTGGAGGCCGCCTTCGGCTCCCACCCGGCCGTGAGCGAGGCCGCCGTGGTCGGCGTGCCGGACGCCATCAAGGGCGAGGCGGCCAAGGCCTTCCTCGTGCTCAACCCGGACCGCCAGGGCTCCACCGAGCTCATCCAGGACCTCAAGCGCCACGTGCGCGGCGAGCTGGGCCCCGTGGCCGCCATCAAGAGCATCGAGTTCCGCGAGACCCTGCCGCGCACCCGCTCGGGCAAGATCATGCGCCGCGTGCTCAAGGCTCAGGAACTGAACGTGGACCCCGGCGACCTGACCATGCTGGACCAGGAATAG